A single Micromonospora luteifusca DNA region contains:
- a CDS encoding DUF6457 domain-containing protein, protein MTVLDDWVTAVCAELDLDPAGVPVPAVLDLARDVAHQVLRPGAPVTAYLLGLAVGRGADPADAAARLSALAGTWPVELGADPADPTAP, encoded by the coding sequence ATGACGGTGCTGGACGACTGGGTCACGGCGGTGTGCGCCGAGTTGGATCTGGATCCGGCCGGGGTGCCCGTCCCGGCGGTGCTGGACCTGGCCCGCGACGTCGCCCACCAGGTGCTTCGGCCGGGTGCGCCGGTCACCGCGTACCTGCTTGGGCTGGCGGTCGGCCGGGGTGCCGACCCGGCGGACGCCGCGGCCCGGCTCAGCGCCCTGGCGGGTACCTGGCCGGTCGAGTTGGGCGCGGACCCGGCGGACCCGACGGCCCCCTGA
- a CDS encoding Lrp/AsnC family transcriptional regulator: MQIDAVDQRIIALLVADARASYADIGTRVSLSAPAVKRRVDRLRATGVIRGFTAVVDPAAVGWTTEAFVELFCAGRTTPAQIGVATRRHPEVVGAYTVSGEADALVHLRAADIAHLEAALERLRGESFVTSTRSTIVLSRLVESPGVGPSSRTP, encoded by the coding sequence TTGCAGATAGACGCGGTAGACCAGCGGATCATTGCGTTACTCGTTGCCGACGCCCGTGCGTCGTACGCCGACATCGGTACCCGGGTGTCACTCTCCGCCCCGGCCGTCAAGCGTCGCGTCGACCGGCTGCGGGCCACCGGCGTGATCAGGGGATTCACCGCCGTGGTTGATCCGGCCGCCGTCGGCTGGACCACCGAGGCGTTCGTCGAGCTGTTCTGCGCCGGCCGGACCACCCCGGCGCAGATCGGTGTGGCCACCCGGCGACACCCGGAGGTGGTCGGCGCGTACACCGTCTCCGGGGAGGCGGACGCGCTCGTGCACCTGCGCGCCGCCGACATCGCCCACCTGGAGGCGGCGCTGGAGCGGCTACGTGGCGAGTCCTTCGTGACCTCCACCCGCAGCACTATCGTGCTGTCCCGGCTGGTCGAGTCCCCCGGTGTGGGCCCGTCCAGCCGCACCCCTTGA
- a CDS encoding bacterial proteasome activator family protein, with the protein MDLMTEARSAGQTDEHGPDDSGHPGTVVVVGPDGRPIGTMQTDEGQGEDPTRLVEQPAKVMRIGSMIKQLLEEVKAAPLDDASRNRMREIHERSIVELKEGLAPELRDELERISLPFAEDKAPSESELRIAHAQLVGWLEGLFHGIQAALVAQQMAARVQLEQMRGGRQALPSGPGGMAPGMPGIGQPGGGEGHNTGQYL; encoded by the coding sequence ATGGACCTCATGACCGAAGCGCGCTCAGCTGGACAGACCGACGAGCACGGCCCTGACGACTCCGGCCACCCCGGCACGGTTGTGGTGGTCGGCCCGGACGGCCGGCCGATCGGGACGATGCAGACCGACGAGGGCCAGGGTGAGGACCCGACCCGCCTGGTCGAACAGCCGGCCAAGGTGATGCGGATCGGCAGCATGATCAAGCAGCTGCTGGAGGAGGTGAAGGCCGCACCCCTCGACGACGCCAGCCGTAACCGGATGCGGGAGATCCACGAGCGGTCGATCGTCGAGCTCAAGGAGGGCCTTGCCCCCGAGCTGCGCGACGAGCTGGAGCGCATCTCGCTGCCCTTCGCCGAGGACAAGGCCCCCAGCGAGAGCGAGTTGCGGATCGCGCACGCCCAGCTCGTCGGTTGGCTGGAGGGCCTGTTCCACGGCATCCAGGCGGCCCTGGTGGCCCAGCAGATGGCGGCACGGGTGCAGCTGGAGCAGATGCGCGGTGGCCGGCAGGCGCTGCCCAGCGGCCCCGGCGGGATGGCGCCCGGAATGCCGGGCATCGGCCAGCCGGGCGGTGGCGAGGGCCACAACACCGGTCAGTACCTCTGA
- the fdhD gene encoding formate dehydrogenase accessory sulfurtransferase FdhD: MGRATDRRGVLRIDLDAVTAGRGSIRRPDTLAVEEPLEIRVGAAGPGRRRPLAVTMRTPGDDLDLAIGFLLTEGLIRSTDDVLTAQLCAGAETPNTYNVVDVVLAPGVPEPTTDPSRNFYTTSSCGVCGKASIDAVRTRSLFPVSTDPLSVPAALLAELPDRLRAAQRGFDRTGGLHAAGLFTPDGELVVLREDVGRHNAVDKVIGWAVRERRLPLAGHLLLVSGRASFELTQKAWMAGLPLLAAVSAPSTLAAELADEAGMTLVGFLRGRTMNVYTGPHRITMELPA, from the coding sequence ATGGGACGGGCAACTGATCGACGGGGCGTACTCCGGATCGACCTGGACGCTGTGACTGCCGGGCGCGGGTCCATTCGTCGGCCGGACACCCTGGCGGTGGAGGAACCGCTGGAGATCCGGGTCGGCGCGGCCGGTCCCGGCCGCCGACGGCCGCTCGCCGTCACCATGCGCACCCCCGGGGACGACCTGGACCTGGCCATCGGTTTCCTGCTGACCGAGGGGCTGATCAGGTCGACCGACGACGTGCTGACCGCGCAGCTCTGTGCGGGCGCGGAGACACCGAACACGTACAACGTGGTGGACGTGGTGCTCGCCCCCGGCGTGCCTGAACCGACCACCGACCCGTCCCGCAACTTCTACACGACCAGCTCCTGCGGGGTCTGCGGCAAGGCCAGCATCGACGCGGTCCGCACCCGGTCACTGTTCCCGGTCTCGACCGACCCGCTCAGCGTGCCGGCCGCGCTCCTCGCCGAACTGCCCGACCGGCTGCGCGCCGCCCAGCGCGGCTTCGACCGGACCGGTGGGCTGCACGCGGCGGGTCTGTTCACCCCCGACGGGGAGCTGGTGGTGCTCCGGGAGGACGTCGGTCGGCACAACGCGGTGGACAAGGTGATCGGCTGGGCGGTGCGGGAACGTCGTCTGCCACTGGCCGGGCACCTGCTGCTGGTCTCGGGCCGGGCCAGCTTCGAGCTGACCCAGAAGGCGTGGATGGCCGGGTTGCCGCTGCTGGCGGCGGTGTCCGCCCCGAGCACCCTCGCCGCCGAGTTGGCCGACGAGGCGGGGATGACGCTTGTCGGTTTCCTGCGCGGCCGGACCATGAACGTCTACACCGGGCCGCACCGGATCACGATGGAACTGCCGGCCTGA
- a CDS encoding fructosamine kinase family protein, whose translation MDLAYLRAHPAHLPTFRTHQRIRETPVAGGHICAAARLTLDDGHSVFAKSWPEGAGGPAPEGFFAAEAAGLRWLREAGAIGVPEVIVALPDLIALDWVEPGEPTPEAAERFGRELAGLHRAGSAAFGATWPGFIGPLPQDNTPADGPWSTWFAERRLAPYLRRSVDGGALTSADALLVEQVIGQVGGLGGDEPPARIHGDLWPGNVLWGFDDRVWLVDPAAHGGHRETDLAQLALFGGIPHLDRVLAAYQESWPLPDGWRDRVPLHQLHLLLVHTALFGGGYRDAVVQSARAVLARAERATVDR comes from the coding sequence ATGGACCTGGCGTACCTGCGCGCACACCCGGCACACCTGCCGACCTTCCGGACCCACCAGCGGATCCGGGAGACGCCGGTGGCCGGTGGGCACATCTGCGCCGCCGCTCGGCTCACCCTGGACGACGGCCACTCGGTCTTCGCCAAGTCCTGGCCCGAGGGGGCCGGCGGGCCGGCGCCGGAGGGTTTCTTCGCCGCCGAGGCGGCCGGATTGCGTTGGCTGCGGGAGGCCGGCGCGATCGGCGTACCCGAGGTGATCGTGGCATTGCCGGACCTGATCGCGCTCGACTGGGTGGAGCCCGGCGAGCCGACGCCGGAGGCCGCGGAACGCTTCGGCCGCGAGTTGGCCGGCCTGCACCGAGCGGGCTCAGCCGCCTTCGGTGCGACCTGGCCGGGTTTCATCGGGCCACTTCCGCAGGACAACACCCCCGCCGACGGTCCCTGGTCGACGTGGTTCGCCGAGCGACGCCTCGCCCCCTACCTGCGCCGCTCGGTCGACGGTGGTGCGTTGACCAGCGCCGACGCCTTACTGGTCGAGCAGGTGATCGGTCAGGTCGGCGGGCTCGGCGGCGACGAGCCACCCGCGCGCATCCACGGCGACCTGTGGCCGGGCAACGTGCTGTGGGGCTTTGACGATCGGGTCTGGCTGGTCGACCCAGCGGCGCACGGCGGGCACCGGGAGACCGATCTGGCCCAGCTCGCTCTCTTCGGCGGCATTCCCCATCTGGATCGGGTGCTGGCCGCCTATCAGGAGAGTTGGCCGCTGCCGGACGGCTGGCGCGACCGGGTGCCACTGCATCAACTGCATCTGCTGCTCGTGCACACCGCGCTCTTCGGCGGCGGTTACCGAGATGCGGTCGTCCAATCTGCCCGCGCCGTCCTGGCCCGGGCCGAGCGCGCTACGGTCGACAGGTGA
- the mobA gene encoding molybdenum cofactor guanylyltransferase, which translates to MGTYAAVVLAGGSARRMGGVDKPALPVGGRPMRDRVLAAVGDARPRVLVGPAEVVPAGVRVTREDPPGGGPVAAAAAGLALLDPDTALVALLAADLPLLTRAAIGELLTHLAPEGRPAATSEQPPDGACFADGDGRRQSLCGVWRVAALRAGLDRLAVDRGGNLAGAPVRALLAGLVVREVPWSGDGPPPWFDCDTDEDVRRAEEWAR; encoded by the coding sequence GTGGGGACATACGCCGCCGTGGTGCTCGCTGGTGGGTCCGCCCGACGGATGGGTGGGGTGGACAAGCCCGCGCTTCCGGTCGGTGGCCGGCCGATGCGTGACCGGGTGCTGGCCGCGGTAGGTGATGCCAGGCCACGGGTGTTGGTCGGTCCGGCTGAGGTCGTCCCGGCGGGCGTGCGGGTCACCCGGGAGGACCCGCCCGGCGGGGGTCCGGTCGCCGCGGCGGCTGCCGGGCTGGCGCTGCTCGATCCCGACACGGCACTGGTCGCGCTGCTCGCCGCGGACCTGCCGCTGCTCACCCGCGCGGCGATCGGCGAGTTGTTGACCCACCTCGCCCCGGAGGGCCGCCCAGCGGCAACGTCGGAGCAGCCACCAGACGGTGCGTGCTTCGCCGACGGGGACGGGCGGCGGCAGTCGCTCTGCGGTGTCTGGCGGGTCGCGGCGCTGCGGGCCGGGCTGGACCGGCTGGCGGTCGACCGGGGTGGCAACCTGGCCGGGGCACCGGTCCGGGCGCTGCTGGCCGGCCTCGTCGTGCGGGAGGTCCCGTGGTCCGGCGACGGCCCGCCGCCCTGGTTCGACTGCGACACTGACGAGGACGTACGCCGGGCAGAGGAGTGGGCGCGATGA
- a CDS encoding DUF4192 domain-containing protein: protein MTSTDRPQLAVRSPADLIAAVPYLLGFHPTDSVVAVALLGRQIIFAARADLPDPSTDLVERARHLAAVIRRQGAEAATVVGYGPPDRVTPAVDAVRAALGAAGLEVLDALRVTDGRWWSYLCTEPDCCPPEGRRYDPAANPVTASAVFAGQVALPDRAALVAQVSPVDGPAREAVRAATVRAELRLTELLDQAPAEDLLGSRTMRSAGVAAVREAQRRQRRGERLDDDEVAWLTLLMTHLPIRDHAWERTDGRDRDIALWTDVLRRTEPRLAAAPGALLAFAAWRAGQGALAAVALERTLSLHPDYSLAMLLDDLLRRGVPPSELDGWPSVGMPGVVRPRKRSRRGRR from the coding sequence ATGACCTCGACCGATCGCCCTCAGCTCGCCGTCCGCTCGCCCGCCGACCTGATCGCCGCTGTGCCGTACCTGCTCGGCTTCCACCCCACCGACAGCGTGGTCGCCGTGGCGTTGCTCGGCCGGCAGATCATCTTCGCCGCCCGCGCGGACCTGCCCGACCCGTCGACCGATCTGGTCGAGCGGGCCCGGCACCTGGCCGCCGTGATTCGCCGACAGGGCGCGGAGGCCGCCACCGTGGTCGGTTACGGGCCACCCGACCGTGTCACTCCGGCCGTCGACGCGGTGCGTGCCGCACTGGGCGCCGCCGGTCTGGAGGTGCTCGACGCGCTGCGGGTGACCGACGGCCGGTGGTGGTCCTACCTCTGCACCGAGCCCGACTGTTGCCCGCCCGAGGGTCGGCGCTACGACCCGGCCGCCAACCCGGTGACCGCCTCGGCGGTCTTCGCCGGCCAGGTCGCGCTGCCCGACCGGGCCGCTCTGGTGGCGCAGGTGTCACCGGTGGATGGCCCGGCCCGGGAGGCGGTGCGCGCGGCAACCGTCCGCGCTGAGCTACGACTGACCGAGTTGCTGGATCAGGCGCCCGCGGAGGATCTGCTCGGCAGCCGGACGATGCGCTCCGCCGGGGTCGCCGCGGTCCGCGAGGCCCAGCGCCGGCAGCGCCGCGGTGAGCGGCTGGACGACGACGAGGTGGCCTGGTTGACCCTGCTGATGACCCACCTGCCGATCCGCGATCACGCCTGGGAACGCACCGACGGTCGGGACCGGGACATCGCCCTCTGGACCGACGTGCTGCGCCGGACCGAGCCGAGGTTGGCCGCCGCGCCGGGGGCGCTGCTGGCGTTCGCGGCCTGGCGCGCGGGGCAGGGGGCGTTGGCGGCGGTCGCACTGGAGCGCACGCTGAGCCTGCACCCTGACTACTCCCTCGCCATGCTGTTGGACGACCTGCTCCGGCGCGGCGTGCCCCCGTCCGAGCTGGACGGGTGGCCGTCGGTGGGGATGCCCGGAGTGGTCCGGCCGCGCAAACGGAGTCGACGTGGCCGCCGCTGA
- a CDS encoding ABC transporter substrate-binding protein: protein MSQMNRRRALQLLAALGTTGFVAGCGSDTDPQPTTNRSPIKIGMITPQAGGFKSIGDEITNGFQLFLDLHDKRLGGHPVELLTADEGDTAKTGKAAVDGLLKQGVLALTGVVNSAVMVGIRDTVEQARVPLIGSNASPSSLQSVFYIWRTSYVLDEAGRALGGYLRDQLPANGRVAIIMPENVGSPDVVRGFRQAFGASDPRIGDPVTYTNATATPGKTTYSADISKALAKKPTAVFCFFAGAAAVEFIKQLREKFSGPVYAPGFLTEGTVLENLKESALGIQTALNYSADLNNTSNRVFASAYRKKYQITPTTYAMASYDAAQVLDQAIQLAGGSPNPQQVNLALGKLGQIDSPRGIWQFNQPRTPQQKWYLREVQRDGQVMSNVLINELATLG, encoded by the coding sequence GTGTCACAGATGAATCGCAGACGAGCGCTCCAACTGTTGGCCGCGCTCGGTACCACCGGTTTCGTCGCCGGATGTGGCTCCGACACCGACCCCCAACCGACCACCAACCGGAGCCCGATCAAGATCGGGATGATCACGCCCCAGGCCGGTGGTTTCAAGAGCATCGGCGACGAGATCACCAACGGCTTCCAACTCTTCCTCGACCTGCACGACAAGCGGCTGGGCGGCCACCCGGTGGAGTTGCTGACCGCCGACGAGGGTGACACCGCGAAGACCGGCAAGGCAGCCGTCGACGGCCTGCTCAAGCAGGGCGTGCTGGCGCTCACCGGGGTGGTCAACTCAGCGGTGATGGTCGGCATCCGAGACACCGTGGAGCAGGCCCGGGTCCCGCTGATCGGCTCCAACGCCTCGCCGAGCAGCCTGCAGAGCGTCTTCTACATCTGGCGCACGTCGTACGTGCTGGATGAGGCCGGCCGGGCGCTGGGCGGCTACCTGCGTGACCAACTGCCGGCGAACGGCCGCGTGGCGATCATCATGCCGGAGAACGTCGGCAGCCCCGACGTGGTGCGCGGCTTCCGGCAGGCGTTCGGCGCGAGCGACCCGCGCATCGGTGACCCGGTGACCTACACCAACGCCACCGCCACCCCCGGCAAGACGACCTACTCCGCGGACATCAGCAAGGCACTGGCCAAGAAGCCCACGGCGGTCTTCTGCTTCTTCGCCGGGGCGGCCGCAGTGGAGTTCATCAAGCAGTTGCGGGAGAAGTTCTCCGGGCCGGTCTACGCACCCGGCTTCCTCACCGAGGGCACCGTGCTGGAGAACCTGAAGGAAAGCGCTCTGGGCATCCAGACCGCACTGAACTACTCGGCCGACCTGAACAACACGTCCAACCGGGTCTTCGCCTCGGCCTATCGGAAGAAGTACCAGATCACGCCCACCACCTACGCCATGGCGTCGTACGACGCGGCGCAGGTGCTCGACCAGGCGATCCAGCTTGCCGGCGGCTCGCCCAACCCGCAGCAGGTAAACCTGGCCCTCGGCAAGCTCGGTCAGATCGACAGCCCGCGCGGCATCTGGCAGTTCAACCAGCCGCGTACCCCGCAGCAGAAGTGGTACCTGCGGGAGGTGCAGCGCGATGGCCAGGTCATGTCGAACGTGCTGATCAACGAGCTGGCCACGCTGGGCTGA
- the ddaH gene encoding dimethylargininase: MVTVNQQRVPRKRTYLMCSPEHFAVEYAINPWMDVTTPVDRDLAVKQWDRLRETLVGLGHEVHLLTPEQGLPDMVYAANGAFVVDGSAYGARFKHEQRAAEAAAHHAFYESQGWRFIAPSETNEGEGDFAYVPEAHGGLILAGHGFRTEIPAHAEAQEALGRPVVSLRLVDPRFYHLDVALAAIDDSNVVYFPGAFSAASQRVLTQLFPDAVIADDEDALAFGLNLVSDGANVVLNSEAARLAGKLKAAGYTPVPVDLAELKKGGGSVKCCIAELRH; the protein is encoded by the coding sequence TTGGTGACCGTGAACCAGCAGCGAGTCCCGCGAAAGCGGACATATCTCATGTGCTCGCCTGAGCACTTCGCGGTCGAGTATGCGATCAACCCGTGGATGGACGTGACCACCCCGGTCGACCGGGACCTGGCCGTCAAACAGTGGGACCGGCTGCGCGAGACGCTTGTCGGCCTCGGCCACGAGGTGCACCTGCTCACCCCCGAGCAGGGCCTGCCCGACATGGTCTACGCCGCCAACGGCGCCTTCGTGGTGGACGGCAGCGCGTACGGCGCACGGTTCAAGCACGAGCAGCGGGCCGCCGAGGCCGCCGCCCACCACGCCTTCTACGAGTCGCAGGGCTGGCGGTTCATCGCGCCGAGCGAGACCAACGAGGGTGAGGGCGACTTCGCGTACGTCCCGGAGGCGCACGGCGGGCTCATCCTGGCCGGCCACGGATTCCGCACCGAGATCCCGGCACACGCCGAGGCGCAGGAGGCGTTGGGGCGGCCGGTGGTGTCGCTGCGTCTGGTCGACCCCCGCTTCTACCACCTGGACGTGGCGTTGGCGGCCATCGACGACTCGAACGTCGTCTACTTCCCGGGCGCGTTCTCCGCAGCCAGCCAGCGGGTGCTCACCCAACTCTTCCCCGACGCGGTGATCGCCGACGACGAGGACGCTCTGGCCTTCGGGCTCAACCTGGTCAGCGACGGCGCGAACGTGGTGCTCAACAGCGAGGCCGCCCGGTTGGCCGGCAAGCTCAAGGCCGCCGGCTACACCCCGGTCCCCGTCGACCTGGCCGAGCTGAAGAAGGGCGGCGGCAGTGTGAAGTGCTGCATCGCCGAACTGCGGCACTGA
- a CDS encoding zinc-binding dehydrogenase, which produces MPPTTVEGDVMRAVWLREFGGPEALVPGPAPEPTPGPGQVLIDVAHANITFVETQQRSGRPGPFRVTPPLIPGNGVGGLIVAVGPGVDPALIGRRVVSATGGSGGYAERAAVDAAAPIEVPDGLALDEAVALLADGRTATMLVQAVGVRPGDRVLVEAAAGGVGSLLVQLADQAGAQVVGVAGGPRKVDLLPGLGADLAVDYLLPDWADRVRAALGGIDVVLDGVGGTVARAAFDLLAPGGRMVSFGLASGQWSPVSPEAATARQVTLVRPDVPPAQLRAYTEQVLADAAAGRLRPLIGQRFPLERAADAHAAIETRATVGKTLLDV; this is translated from the coding sequence ATGCCACCCACCACGGTCGAGGGGGATGTCATGCGGGCGGTCTGGTTACGTGAGTTCGGTGGACCCGAGGCGCTGGTGCCCGGCCCGGCACCCGAGCCGACACCGGGCCCGGGCCAGGTGCTGATCGACGTCGCGCACGCGAACATCACCTTCGTCGAGACGCAGCAGCGCTCCGGTCGCCCCGGACCGTTCCGGGTCACCCCACCGCTGATCCCCGGCAACGGCGTGGGCGGGCTGATCGTCGCCGTCGGGCCGGGCGTCGACCCGGCACTGATCGGGCGGCGAGTGGTCAGCGCCACCGGCGGATCCGGCGGATACGCCGAACGCGCCGCGGTGGACGCTGCCGCGCCGATCGAGGTGCCCGACGGGTTGGCGCTGGACGAGGCGGTGGCGCTGTTGGCCGACGGGCGTACGGCCACCATGCTGGTCCAGGCAGTCGGCGTCCGCCCCGGTGACCGGGTGCTGGTGGAGGCCGCCGCGGGCGGCGTGGGCAGCCTGTTGGTGCAGCTCGCCGATCAGGCCGGCGCCCAGGTGGTCGGCGTCGCCGGTGGGCCGCGCAAGGTGGATCTGCTCCCCGGCCTCGGTGCCGACCTCGCGGTCGACTACCTCCTGCCCGACTGGGCCGACCGCGTCCGGGCCGCGCTGGGCGGGATCGACGTGGTGCTCGACGGCGTCGGCGGAACGGTGGCGCGGGCGGCCTTCGACCTGCTCGCCCCGGGCGGGCGCATGGTCAGCTTCGGGTTGGCGAGCGGGCAGTGGTCCCCGGTGTCGCCCGAGGCCGCCACGGCACGGCAGGTCACCCTGGTCCGACCGGACGTGCCACCCGCGCAACTGCGGGCGTACACCGAGCAGGTCCTGGCGGACGCGGCAGCCGGCCGCCTGCGACCGCTCATCGGCCAGCGTTTCCCGCTGGAGCGCGCCGCCGACGCGCACGCCGCCATCGAGACTCGCGCGACGGTCGGAAAGACCCTGCTCGACGTCTAA
- a CDS encoding GAP family protein, which translates to MTIALLLSLAGLALIDSTSIGTLFIPVWLLLAPGPVNARRILGYLATIAAFYLAVGLLLVWGGSRLADALGGALDNRGVLWAQLVLGVAMLALSFRYDGKRRPRTGGVLRWRDRATAGDSSARWLVGLALLAALAEVATMLPYLGAVGLLATSGVGPATVVALLAGYCLVMVLPAVVLLGARVARPTLVEPVLARLNTWIVTKAGSALGWILGIAGFLIARDAAARLELIDLIGR; encoded by the coding sequence ATGACCATCGCGTTGCTGCTGTCGCTGGCTGGGCTGGCGTTGATCGACAGCACCAGCATCGGCACCCTCTTCATCCCGGTCTGGTTGTTGCTCGCTCCCGGGCCGGTCAACGCCCGACGGATCCTTGGCTACCTCGCCACGATCGCGGCGTTCTACCTCGCGGTGGGGCTGTTGCTGGTCTGGGGCGGCAGCAGGTTGGCGGACGCGCTGGGCGGCGCCCTGGACAACCGGGGTGTGCTCTGGGCGCAACTCGTCCTGGGTGTCGCGATGCTGGCGCTCAGCTTCCGCTACGACGGCAAACGGCGTCCCCGCACCGGTGGCGTGTTGCGGTGGCGGGACCGGGCCACCGCCGGCGACTCCTCGGCCCGCTGGTTGGTCGGGCTCGCGTTGCTCGCCGCACTTGCCGAGGTGGCGACCATGCTGCCGTACCTCGGCGCGGTGGGTCTGTTGGCCACCTCCGGGGTGGGACCGGCGACCGTGGTGGCGCTGCTCGCCGGATACTGCCTGGTCATGGTGTTGCCGGCGGTGGTGTTGCTGGGTGCCAGGGTGGCCCGCCCGACACTCGTCGAGCCGGTGCTGGCCCGCCTGAACACCTGGATCGTCACGAAGGCGGGCAGCGCTCTGGGCTGGATCCTCGGCATCGCCGGTTTCCTGATCGCCCGTGACGCCGCCGCGCGGCTGGAGCTGATCGACCTGATCGGTCGGTGA
- a CDS encoding alpha/beta hydrolase family protein yields MSADPRAVLTRPAPEPDRTVAYGDHPDQVADLRLPAGTGPARPLVVVLHGGFWRAEYDRRHTGPLAAALAAAGYPVAQLEYRRTGQPGGGWPGTLTDVLTGVAELPVLAAEALPGRVTLAPPILIGHSAGGHLALYVAATAPTTVGGVLALAPVADLGEAYRRDLDSGAVAALLGGGPAEVPDRYAAADPRELVPIQTRTVVLHGSEDQQVPAEMSRDFVAEATAAGSDISLVELPGCEHFGLIDPESAAWPRVLAVLRSLHDDH; encoded by the coding sequence ATGTCTGCCGACCCGCGCGCCGTGTTGACCCGGCCCGCACCGGAGCCCGACCGGACCGTCGCGTACGGCGACCACCCGGATCAGGTGGCCGATCTGCGGCTCCCGGCGGGCACTGGCCCCGCGCGGCCACTGGTCGTCGTCCTGCACGGCGGTTTCTGGCGGGCCGAGTACGACCGGCGGCACACCGGCCCGCTGGCCGCCGCGCTCGCCGCGGCCGGCTACCCGGTGGCGCAGTTGGAATACCGGCGGACGGGTCAGCCGGGAGGTGGTTGGCCGGGCACGTTGACCGATGTGCTGACCGGGGTGGCCGAGCTGCCCGTGCTGGCCGCCGAGGCACTGCCCGGCCGGGTGACCCTGGCCCCGCCGATTCTGATCGGGCATTCCGCCGGGGGCCACCTGGCGCTGTATGTGGCGGCCACCGCCCCGACGACGGTGGGCGGAGTGCTCGCTCTGGCCCCGGTTGCGGACCTGGGCGAGGCGTACCGGCGGGATCTGGACTCGGGTGCGGTGGCCGCGTTGCTCGGTGGCGGTCCGGCCGAGGTCCCGGACCGGTACGCGGCAGCGGATCCACGCGAATTGGTGCCCATTCAGACACGGACCGTAGTTTTGCACGGCTCGGAGGACCAGCAGGTTCCGGCGGAGATGAGCCGGGACTTCGTCGCGGAGGCGACTGCCGCAGGTTCCGATATTTCCCTTGTTGAACTGCCCGGATGTGAGCATTTCGGGCTGATCGACCCGGAGTCTGCCGCGTGGCCCCGAGTCCTTGCTGTGTTGCGGTCGTTGCACGATGATCACTAG
- a CDS encoding T3SS (YopN, CesT) and YbjN peptide-binding chaperone 1, producing the protein MTADHPSAPHDELPGATAEPAESILLDEPSTTDLRAKVTEAWREFARALAVRLRELPVGTHLEVTLDPTASGTGDAVYSISVDVNDDGGLSARAVGNAALPAGYRLDRSAVADMIALGWSPPGVVAGSGGSFGLDGTTTESARIAALLSRTLRDVYGAPHPAFLVYLVQDTEGEPLAVDPLGTARSEFGPDADVEADLEEALAEAAAAQVERDDVLDLADRVRTVVSTMLKSDNDRLQIDSDGDITIRAGSAMVFVRVRDNPPLVDVFSPVLTEVEPTERLYVKLSELTNRMPIGRLYCADDTVWASIPVFGRNFQATHLMLAVQVMTGLADELDDRLHGEFGGKRFFGEGDKPVRRDESQHRTGMYL; encoded by the coding sequence ATGACGGCTGACCACCCCTCGGCGCCGCACGATGAGCTGCCCGGCGCTACGGCTGAGCCGGCAGAATCGATCCTGCTCGACGAACCCAGCACCACCGACCTGCGGGCGAAGGTGACCGAGGCGTGGCGGGAGTTCGCCCGGGCGCTCGCCGTGCGGCTGCGGGAACTTCCGGTCGGCACGCACCTGGAGGTGACCCTGGACCCCACCGCCTCCGGGACCGGGGACGCCGTCTATTCGATCAGCGTGGACGTGAACGACGACGGCGGGCTGTCGGCCCGCGCGGTCGGAAACGCCGCCCTGCCGGCGGGCTACCGGCTGGACCGCAGCGCGGTGGCGGACATGATCGCGCTCGGCTGGTCGCCGCCCGGGGTGGTCGCCGGCTCCGGTGGTTCCTTCGGCCTGGACGGTACGACGACCGAGTCGGCCCGGATCGCCGCGCTGCTCTCCAGGACGCTGCGTGACGTCTACGGCGCTCCGCACCCGGCGTTCCTCGTCTACCTGGTGCAGGACACCGAGGGCGAGCCGCTGGCCGTGGACCCGTTGGGCACCGCGCGCAGCGAGTTCGGCCCGGACGCCGACGTCGAGGCCGACCTGGAGGAGGCGCTGGCCGAGGCGGCTGCCGCGCAGGTCGAGCGGGACGACGTGCTCGACCTGGCGGATCGGGTTCGGACCGTGGTCTCCACGATGCTGAAGTCGGACAACGACCGGTTGCAGATCGACTCGGACGGCGACATCACCATCCGCGCGGGCTCGGCGATGGTCTTCGTGCGGGTGCGGGACAACCCGCCGCTGGTGGACGTCTTCTCCCCGGTGCTCACGGAGGTCGAGCCGACCGAACGGCTCTACGTCAAGCTTTCCGAACTGACGAACCGGATGCCGATCGGCCGCCTCTACTGCGCCGATGACACGGTCTGGGCGTCCATTCCGGTCTTCGGCCGCAACTTCCAGGCCACTCACCTGATGCTGGCGGTGCAGGTGATGACCGGTCTCGCCGACGAGTTGGACGACCGTCTGCACGGCGAGTTCGGTGGCAAGCGGTTCTTCGGCGAGGGCGACAAGCCGGTTCGGCGCGACGAGTCGCAGCACCGCACCGGCATGTACCTCTAA